Proteins from one Mercurialis annua linkage group LG7, ddMerAnnu1.2, whole genome shotgun sequence genomic window:
- the LOC126655504 gene encoding cytochrome b561 and DOMON domain-containing protein At5g35735-like produces MGKSSRITLFSCIFLIFFLVQSSAQVCRSLSFSSNQNFATCNDLPHLNAYLYWNYDPSTMTAEIAFRRTGTTTNNWVAWGLNPSGPQMLGTQAILAFHDSAGRPTAYPTAINSLAPAMQRGNLSFAVSNVRAEYSNNEMIIFASLQLDNSLVSTTQVWQVGTMSGANFNQHAMDTANRASVGSINFATGTTVAGSAPSSSKKNVHGVLNAVSWGVLMPMGVMMARYLKVFKVANPAWFYAHVACQSSAYIIGVAGWGTGLKLGSDSPGIKYSKHRNIGITLFCFATLQLFALLLRPKPDHKYRLYWNMYHHAIGYATISLSIVNVYEGLDILDPEKKWKRIYTGVIIFLGALAVVLEAITWFIVIKRKKTAASDKHTNGTNGYNGV; encoded by the exons ATGGGTAAATCTTCAAGAATTACCCTATTTTCATGCATTTTCTTGATATTCTTCCTCGTACAATCTTCAGCACAAGTATGCCGATCCTTATCCTTCTCCAGCAACCAAAATTTCGCAACATGTAACGATCTTCCGCATCTAAACGCGTATCTCTACTGGAATTACGACCCCTCAACCATGACGGCCGAAATCGCCTTCCGAAGAACGGGAACCACGACCAACAACTGGGTGGCTTGGGGTCTCAATCCGTCCGGTCCACAAATGCTTGGAACGCAAGCAATCTTAGCTTTCCATGACTCTGCCGGTAGACCCACGGCTTATCCAACCGCCATCAACTCACTTGCTCCGGCGATGCAGCGGGGGAATTTGAGCTTCGCAGTCTCGAATGTTAGAGCGGAGTATTCGAACAATGAGATGATTATTTTTGCGAGTCTGCAGCTTGATAATAGTTTGGTTTCTACTACGCAAGTTTGGCAAGTTGGTACTATGTCCGGAGCTAATTTCAATCAGCATGCTATGGATACCGCTAATAGAGCCTCTGTTGGGTCTATTAATTTCGCCACCGGGACCACCGTCGCCGGAAGCGCTCCGAGCAGCAGTAAAAAGAAC GTTCATGGTGTGCTAAATGCAGTGAGCTGGGGAGTATTAATGCCAATGGGAGTGATGATGGCCAGATATTTAAAGGTGTTCAAGGTGGCAAATCCAGCGTGGTTTTATGCACACGTGGCATGCCAGTCATCAGCATATATTATTGGTGTTGCTGGATGGGGTACTGGTCTTAAACTCGGCAGTGACTCACCTGGTATTAAGTATAGCAAGCACAGAAACATTGGAATCACCCTATTTTGCTTTGCTACCCTTcag CTATTTGCATTGCTATTGAGGCCAAAGCCAGATCACAAATACAGATTATACTGGAACATGTACCACCACGCAATCGGATACGCAACCATCAGTTTGAGCATCGTCAATGTCTACGAAGGACTCGACATATTGGACCCCGAAAAGAAATGGAAACGTATTTACACCGGCGTTATCATATTCTTGGGTGCCTTGGCAGTTGTTTTAGAGGCGATCACATGGTTCATCGTTATTAAACGAAAGAAAACCGCTGCCTCCGATAAACATACCAACGGAACTAATGGTTATAATGGCGTTTAG